GAGATTTACAAGTGGAGAAgtttagaatcataggattAAAGACTGGAAGTCAGTACTAAAATACTAGCAAAAATAGTTAGTTACTCTTGCAGCCACATCCAGGGCTGCAAGAATAGATCTCAGTAGTTTCAAATCTTGACACTATCATATTTTAGTGATGAAAGGCAAGTTAAATTAGAACTATTGCTTTGAACAATTTTAGCATCATAAAAACATATTCAAACTTAAAACATCATTAATTTGGTTTAATACAGGGACAGCCTTGCCAAGCTTGGAAAGCACAGACACCAAAGTTTACATTACATGGCTTCCCCACCAAGCTGAAGAGCTAGCACTGtgtgtttgctttaaaatagGGTAAGAATGACTACCATGGAAGCAGTAAATCTactcagtatttaaaaaacaaacaaacaaaacaaacaaacaaacaaaaaaaaccaacagaattTAACATTTCTGACACTAAAGACCTGATGCAGTCTTTAATAGGAGGCTGATTCAGAGAGATTGTGATGTAATGTCTGTAAGTTATTAAATACCTACCTGTAGAAATGCATAACTCTTCTTAATATTCTTTATCTTCAGTTGAAGTATATTAcagtgttttggtgttttttgtttgtttgttttgtttttttttaaacaagctgGATAGAAACTACTTGAGTATTTGGTTAGAATAAGTCCATTAAAAGCATAACAAAATGATAACATGATAACAAAAATCAGTAAGAGTTACCATAATGGAAATATACTGACCTGTGAAGGCTAACTGCTGATTTCTCTTTCCACCTCACTGTGTAGCTAAGTGCTGCCGTTACCATTACATACCAGACGCAGGAAGATCCCATTGCGTGTCCAGATGGGCTCcctaataaaaacaaaaagtttaaGCTTAGAAATGATGACTGTAACAGGCATACAGAAAATGTCTACTGGCAGTTACTCAGGCATCTgatcattcaggaaaaaaaaaggcagaaagaataTTAACTACttttcaagtttgttttctCAATATAATTTTTTAGCAGATTCATCTATTTCTAATCCAGAATATTTGCCAGTAATCAAGCAGGTAACAGCTTACCCATCCTATACCAGCATGAGCCAGTATCTTGATCAGAAAGCATAGCACTTTTccatctattttaaaaaatagagcaTTTAGTTGCTAGTTGAATACTAATGTCTTTACAAAATTGTAATTTTTGTAATTACAAAATTTTTACAGCACCtcaacattatttttccccaaagagTCACTGCAATGTAAAGAACATGAGATAAcaagtaatatttatttttttctgcagcaacaTGCTTACATGGAATGTGCCaaactgctgtatttctttcataTACATCAAGTTATGGCATACCTGAGCTAGTTGAAGACACCTCCATAAATCTGAGCAGCCAGAGGCCTAATTCAACAAATATTCATGCTGAAACTTGAGCTGCTATTCTGCTACCTTGCTGCTATGAACACTAGAACTCCTCCCAGTGTTGCAGCATATAATCTAGAAGTTATGTATCCATAGGctacttcatatttttaataccaTATAAAATTATCTTAAGTCACATCCTCTACTTACCCCCAAAGCCACCATACATATTAAATGTTTCAGTGCAACCTCCAACATTTCTTACCTGGTCCAGTTTCACATGTTATGGGAAACTGTTCAAGGCATGGGCTTGACTGATTGGGATAAATCATTGTCTCATGCACCCACCAGTAGGGACGATGGCCGAATAAAATcctaacagaaaataaaataaaatgaagaaatgcaataaaaagatttttatgtAAGAACACCTCAGCAAAGCATGATAAATAATATTACAACGAACACAAAGGACTATACTGCCAAAATTGTTGTATAACAGTGCAATAGCTTCTTGTCTTagcaaaatttcatttcaaacacGTTAAAAATCTTCATCGTGAAACCTTATTGTAAAATTATGGGGAAAATACTACACCATCCACAGAACACTTCCCAAACTTGAGGAACATATGCTAACCATCGTTAGAAATAGCAAATTTTAGAATAAATACAACTTCTTACCATTTAAATATCAGGTTGAACCAATCACCAATGACTGCCACCCATATCATTTTAGTACCAACCACTTGGTTGAGCTGAAaccaaagaggaaaataaaatgagaatataTTCCGAGGATCTCCAACATGTGACATAAAATTAAGGAAATCCTGGTAAGCCCTGTAGTCTCTCTGTAAATGCTGAATGATAAGCACTCCATTGCTATGAAGGAGATCCATCTTAATTGATTAAACTGTATTTGAGAAAAGTTCCTTTAATCTTAAGTCTCTAGTGAGGGAGAATGAGAACTATGGAAGGAAGCTATTAAAAAGTGAGAGAGAAGGTGATTAACGTTGCCTTTATATTGTATCGGCGTGGCGTACCCAGCCATTCCTGGAACACGTGGCTCTGAATCTCTGTTAGCACTGGAAAGCTGGTCTGTTTGCAAATTTTAATTGGAGGAAAGTAAGTGAAGTACATGCTGATCAGCAGCAAATTGTGGGGAAAGTTTTGTGGAAACACAATGCGTGACTTATGCAATCCTTTGTATGAACAGTTGGAACATGTTTGCTTGAATTTTTTCACAGCTCATTTCTCTGCAGGACGGACATTAGTAATGTGTATACTTCATTAAGTGTTGCCTAtatagagaagagaaagagtaCACAGTGATTGGTCCTTGCAGAACTGTCATTAAAACTGTACATCACAGTTTGAAGTAGAATTTGGCTACCATACTGCACCTAATACGTTGCacaacacatttttaattaaagtaaaaacaacaaGCATCCATACATTAATGATTTTGTTGGACGCtagattcattttttaaaaggcaattttctcaaagcagtgaaaataattatttccttgaTGAGGGAGGCCATGTTAACTCCCATGCTGCAGACGATGCTTAGCCTCCAAACCACCTC
Above is a genomic segment from Meleagris gallopavo isolate NT-WF06-2002-E0010 breed Aviagen turkey brand Nicholas breeding stock chromosome 7, Turkey_5.1, whole genome shotgun sequence containing:
- the G6PC2 gene encoding glucose-6-phosphatase 2 isoform X3; translation: MDLLHSNGVLIIQHLQRDYRAYQDFLNFMSHVGDPRNIFSFYFPLWFQLNQVVGTKMIWVAVIGDWFNLIFKWILFGHRPYWWVHETMIYPNQSSPCLEQFPITCETGPGSPSGHAMGSSCVWYVMVTAALSYTVRWKEKSAVSLHRLTRSLLWTIFWIIQISVCISRVFIATHFPHQVILGVFAGIVVAEAFEHTPAIQTASLRMYIKTNLFLFIFALGFYLVLKLLDIDLLWSVPKAKKWCANPDWINIDTTPFAGLSAAMPLTVVALVPYCVHTLMRTTDKKCN